A segment of the Sulfurovum indicum genome:
GGATCAAACTCAAACGGAACTTCATGCAGTCGCTTGCATTGGGAGAAGAGTCCAGTGAAGTAGGAGAGATACTGGAAAACATCTCTAAACTGTATGCTGAAGAGAATGAAGAAAAACTTAAAATACTTCTGAGTATGCTCGAACCGTTCATGATGCTTGTCATCGGAGCTGTAGTGGGGGTGATCATCTCTGCCATGCTGCTGCCGATCTTTACCATGACACAGGGATTGAAGTAAAATATGGGCACCTCTAATAACCCCATACGCCCATAATGGGTTTTGCAGATGTGAGATTTTACAAGAGGCTTTCAAGTCCTAGCCAAAGCTAAGACGATGGAAGCATCTTGTGAAAGATCGCGTCTGCAAAGCCCACCCTTTGGGCAATGCCGGCTTTGCCCTATGCGGCGTTACACTTTTTCGACTTAGCTACGGCTAGGTCTGTAAAGTGTGCCTTGCCTAGAACAAAGCCGGCAATGTTATGAGCATATGGGGTTATTAGAGGTGCCCATATATGAAACAAGGAGAAACATAATGACAATTTTAAAAAAAGTGGGATATTCAGCACTGTTTGCTACATCTGCTCTTTGCGCAGACGGTATGGGGGGAGAGATCTCTTTGGGTATTTTCAGCCATTCTCCGAATGGTTATGCCTCCTATGAAAGTTCTTCTTCTGTAGATCTTGAAGAAGATCTGGGGTGGAGCAGAGAGCAGGATATGATGTTCAAAGCCTATCTGGAACACCCCGTACCTTTTCTCCCGAATCTAAAGGTAGGCTATACAAACCTGTCACATAATGGACGAGGTACCGTTACCGCCTTCTCCTGGGGAGGTATCATTAATGTAGACGGAGATATAGACTCCTCCCTTGATCTTAAAATGTATGATGTCACATCCTACTACGCATTGCTGGATAACACCATTGAAATCGATACCGGTATCACACTACGCTATTTGGATGGCAACATCGATGTTACGGTCACACCGTTTCTTTCACTCCTGGAAGAACATGAAGTTGTCAGTTTTACTTCCCTGGTCCCTATGCTCTATGGAAAATTCAGAGCAAATATTCCTGCAACCGATATCAGTTTACAGGCCGAAGGAAATTTCATTACCTATGAAGATACTACTTTTTATGACTATGAGATAAGTACACGCTATACTTTCAGTATGGGAATCGGTATCGAAACAGGGTACAGAGCCATACATCTTGACAGTAAGGATCTTGAAAACGGATTAACTGCCGATATGGACTTTAAAGGGCCGTATGTATCTCTTGTCTGGAATTTCTAATGGCAAAACAACGATTTAGAGATATCAAACAGGGAAAAGCCGCCCCTGTAGAGACAAACAACTCCAAGAGAGAAACGCCTCGGAAAAACTATGCAACTGTAGGTGACAAACTCAAAGCTTTTCTCACTGACAGCTTTATGCTTCTGATGCCGATTATGTATGTGGTTTTCTATCTGGTGATGGGCGGACGCGAGGGATTTGCTGAACATAAGATAGTGGGATGGCTCTATATTCTTGTACCGCTTGTTGTCTTACAGACACTTTTCATGTACAAAAGCGGACAGACACCAGGATACCGTGCCTACAAGATAGAGGTCATCGATGAGGCAACAGGGAAACGTCCTTCTCTTTTTCTGATTCTGTTCAGAAATCTCTGTGCCATTCTCTCCATGGCAACGCTCTTTGGCTGGATGCTGATGTTCTTCAGAAAGGATAACAAGAACCTGCATGACTTGCTGAGCGGAACAGCTGTCATCAGAAAACCATGAAAACACTACTGACGCCCCTGGCACTCTTTTTGAGTGCTTTCTACTTTTTCTATTTTGCCCTGGTGGGTGTCTATGTGATATTTATGCCAAAGGCTCTGCTTGACCTTGGGTACAATGCTGTGGAAGTAGGGATCATCTATGCAGCTGCTCCCTTTATGCGCTTTCTTCTCCCTTTCATCTTCAGACACTTTGTCACACTGACCCCCAAAGTCTACCTTGCAGCACTCATTATTACCTTTGCTGCGACCCTGCTTTTTTGGGCTACAGTCAATCACTTTATGCTATACCTCATCGCCAACCTTCTCTTTGGAGGTGCCATGGGGGTCTCTCTTCCCTATGTAGAGACCATTGCACTTGCGATACTTTCCAAAAGCCGTTACGGTAAAGTACGTTTATGGGGTTCACTGGGTTTTATGGCTATTGCACTATGGCTGGGGAAAGTACTCACTGTACCGTTTGAAGCACTTTACTACCTCTCAGCCATGACTTTTCTTACAATGCTCTTTGGTACTCTTCTCATCAAGTATGACAGAACAGAGCATACATCTTCCCTGGAGGATGCAACCTTCTCGTTATCAAAGTACTGGGCATTCTGGATTTCGGTCTTTTTGATGCAGGTTGGTTTTGGAGGATTCTACAACTTCTTCACCATCTATGAGACCTCCCACGGTATTTCATTGGAGATGACCAGCTGGATGTGGAGTTTCGGCGTGATCTGCGAAATCGTGATGCTTTACTTCCAGGGGCCTCTTTTGCAACGGAATCTGCTCAATATTCTGCAGTTTGCCACACTGGTGACGGCAGGAAGATGGCTTATACTCTATCTCTTTCCTGATTCTGTCACACTAACCTTTGCATCACAGTCTTTACATGCAGTCAGTTTCGCTCTCTACCATACCGCTGCCATCACTTATGTCTTCTCTCTCTATACCCAGAAAAAACTGGCACAGCAGTTCTTCCTGGGTATCGCTTTCGGACTGGGAGGCTCTGTCGGTGCTGTACTCTCCGGACAGATATACGGAGAGTACCTCTTTTTGGTCGAATCAGGCATTACCTTTATGGCTTTTGTGGTATTGTGGATCCATCAGAGACGCAAGAAGGAGGTACTGCATGAAACATAAAATGCCCGCTGTTATCTTTGCCGGAGGGAAGAGCTCCCGCATGGGAGAGGACAAAGCCCTACTCCCTTTTGGCAGTTTTCCTACCCTTGTACAGTATCAGTATGAACGTTTGTCCAAAATATTCGAGAAAATCTATCTCAGTACAAAAAGTGCAAAGTTCAACTTTGAAGCACCGCTTATACAGGACCTCTATAGTGAAAGTTCACCGCTTGTCGGACTTGTTTCCGTTTTTGAAACTCTGGATACGGATGAAATCTTTATTTTGAGTGTCGATGTACCTTTTATAGAAGAGAATATTATTAAAAGCATACTGAAAGAACCGTCTGGCTATGATGCTGTGATAGCTAAAAACAAAGGACAGCTACAGCCGCTGTGCGGACGCTACTCACGTTCGATACTCCCCCTTGCCAAAGCAGAGCTGGAAAGAGGTAACCATAAACTGGGCATACTGCTGCAGCAGGCAAATACCTCTTATATGGCTTTTGAGGAGAAAAAAGCGTTCATGAACCTGAACCATCCCCATGAGTACAGGGAAGCTCTCAAGATCATTTCTTCTTAACCTGTAGCTGATTTTCATTCTCAAGCATCTGTATCATCAGTTTTTTGGAGAAGAAGAGGAACTTCTCAAAAAGCGTACTGTGGTATTTGTCTTTATGATAGATTAACAAAAAGTCACGCTTACACTCAAAGTTCTTTACCTTTACACGGTAAAGCTTCTCTTCTTGCAGTTCATTCTCTACAGAAATTTTCGAGATACAGGTAAGACATTCCCGGTTCATCAAAATACTTTTGATCGATTCTGTATGTCCAAGCTCAAAAAAGATATTCAGGTTATCCACCTTATCTTTGATATAGTCAAGAAAGACTTCGCGCGTTCCGGACCCCTCTTCTCTCAGTACCCACCGTTTATCCGCCAACTCATCAATATAGCATGAGTCGCATAGATCCTTTTGGGAAGAGACAACAATCAGCTCATCTATCCCAACTTTCTCCTTAATAATATCTGACCCCGAAACAAAGCCCTCAACAAATCCGACATCGATCTCGCCGCTTTGGATCATCTCTGTGATCTCTTTGGTATTACCCTCTTTAAGCGTGATCTTTACATCAGGATAAGAGCTCATATAGCTGCAGATGATCGAAGGCATCAGATAATCTACGATCGTTGTACTCGCCCCTACACGGATCATCCCTTTGTTCTCAGAGTTTTGGAACTCATACTCTATATCCGAAAGCTTTCTAAAAAGCGGCTCTATCTCTTTGTGAAAAGCACGTCCCACCTCATTCAGTACCAGTTTCTTGTTAATACGGTCAAATACCGGACGACCCAGAATACTCTCAAGCTCTTTGATGGACATTGAAATCGCTGATTGACTGAGGTTCATCTCTTTGGCTACATTGGTCAGGTGCCCTGAGGCTACCACATTAAGGAAAATTTCCATCTGTCTGAGTGTTAGTTTCATGATTGACTCTCTTTTATTCTAAAAAATTTATTATTGTACACTATTTGATTTATTTCATGATTATATCAGAAATATGGTAGAATTTCAAAAAAGTAATCAATTTTTTTGAATGAAATTTTACTAATGAGGAAAAAAGTATGCCATTTTCACCAGAACACCGCAAAGGTACCTTAAGTGGTATCATTTTCGTTGCTATTTTTGCTGCAGGTGCAACCTACCTCGCCGGCATGGGTCCGATCAAAGCACTTGGCCTCTCTCCATTGGTCATCGGTATTGTCATGGGTATCTTCTACGCCAACACCCTCCATAACCAGACACCGGCAGAATGGCAGGGCGGAATCACCTTTTCTGCAAAAAAGATCCTTCGTTTTGCTATCGTGCTTTACGGTTTCCGTATTACCTTCCAGGAGATCGCTGCAGTCGGAATGGACGGATTTCTTGTTTCGCTTATCATGCTGACATCCACACTTATCCTTGGGTCATGGCTTGGCTACAAGATGTTCGGTATGGAGAAAGATACTTCCATTCTTACTGCATCCGGAGCCGCTGTCTGTGGTGCTGCTGCTGTTCTTGCCACGGAACCGGTACTCAAGTCCGAAGAGTACAAAGCAGCCATTGCTGTATCGATGGTCGTTCTTTTTGGAACGATATCTATGTTCCTTTACCCGGTACTCTACACAACACTCATTGAGAATGCTACAGGTTTCCTGCATATGACAGCAAGAGAGTTCGGTATCTATGTGGGAGGGACCATCCATGAAGTAGCACAGGTTGTTGCAGTTCCTGCTTCTGTACCCGGTTCCCCCAAAGAGATGGCGGATGCTGCCGTGATCGTGAAAATGACACGTGTTATTATGATCGCTCCAATGCTTATACTCCTCGGGCTTTATCTCTCGTACAGTGCCAATAAAGAGGGAGGAGCGAGTAAAGAGAAGACGCCTCTTGTTATTCCCTGGTTTGCTGTCTACTTCATCATGGTTGCCGGCTTCAACTCATTGCATCTGCTTCCTGAGAACATTGTATCTCTCATCAATGAAGTCGATACTTTTCTGCTTACTATGGCAATGACCGCTCTTGGTATGGGAACTATCTTTGCAAAGTTCAAAGGGCTCGGACTCGCACCGGTCTATACAGCATCGAGTATGTTCGTATGGCTGGTTGTCGGTGGCTTCCTTGTAACAAAACTTATTGTTGAGGTGATATGAGTCCTCTTGACTTTTTCTGCTCTGCCTGCGTTACAGAGTAGTTTGTTTTTCTTCACAACGAAAAGTATTGAACTACAGAACACCATATGAAATATTTTTTGAAAAACTTACCAAGAAATTGACTGCATGATTAAATTTGAATAGCACTTATAATTTTAAGGGCATATGTAAAATAGACTTTATGATAGTGGTGGCCACGAATGGACTCGAACCATCGACCACCACCATGTCAAGGTGGTGCTCTACCAACTGAGCTACGCGACCACATATTTTGTAGGTGGGAATTATATACGAAAATAGCTTAAACTCCTCTCATAAAGAAGAGTTAGTTTTGACAAACCCAACTGCTCTCTGCACAGAGTCTGTCCAGGTATTTACCTGCTTCTGTCTTACCAAGCTTCAAAGCTTTTTTGAGATTCTCATATGCTTTGAGCTTATCGGTCGGAATACCCTCTCCCCAGGCATACAGAATACCTACATTAAGCTGCGCATTGGCATCACCCATATCGGCTGCTTTCCTAAAATGTTCAAATGCTTTTTGTATATCCTGGGCAACACCTTTGCCTTCAAGATAAAGCGTACCCAGATTATTGTGTGCCTGTATGATCCCATGCTGTGCAGCCTTTTCATACCAGTACTTTGCCCGCTCATAGGAATGTTCTTCCTGTTCGCCAAGACTATGGTAGATCTCTGCAAGATTATACTGTGCAGAAGCCAGTCCCTGCTTGGCCGCCCTTTCATACCACTCCATCGCCTTTTTAATATCCTGCCGGGCACCTTTCCCCATAGCATACATCAATCCGACATTATACTGTGCTTTTGCATCACCATTCTTGGCCAGTATATAAAAACCGTTAAGTGCTTCAATATAACTTCCGTTCCTGTAGGCCTGCATTGCATTGTCAAACTCACCGGCAAACAAACTAACTGCCAATGCTGCACCTAAGAGTATCTTTTTCATTCCCGTCCTCTTCATATCAATGTTTCGGCAATAAATGTCTTGGTCACTTTCCCGCCAAATCTGTATACACCCTCTTCACAGCTGACATACAGCTCATCTCCGCTTTTAGGGTGTACCTTGACCTGGCCGGGCACTTTCCCCTCTTTATGATTACGAATGAAACAGGCCACCATACCCGTTCCGCACGCCAGTGTTTCATCTTCCACACCACGCTCATAGGTACGGACATACATCGTATTCCCCTCTATCTTACAGATGTTGACATTGACATTGTATTTTTCTCTAAGCTTTCGTGCCTGTTCCAGATCAAATGTATCAATATTGTCACGTACTGCTACCAGGTGCGGTACACCTGAATCGATCAGCCACCATATTTCATCATCCTCTTCAATATCGGTTCGGATAATACGTGGTTCAACCATATCACTGACCACATACAGACCGTTGATCGTGGCATGGATCACTCCCGCACCGGTAAGGAACTCCGCTTTACCGTTCTTGCTGATCCCTTTCTCATGGGCGAAGTGAGCCACTGCACGGCTGGCATTTCCGCACATTGCCGCATAAGAGCCGTCTGCATTGTAGAATTCCCATTCAAAATCGTACTCAGGATGAGGCAGCACTACCACCATCCCATCTGCTCCCACACCATTCTGGCGATGACAGAGCTTCTTTGCAAGCTCAGATCTGTCTGCTTTCTCCTGCGCAATGAAGATGATAAAATCATTTCCGTTGGCAGAGTATTTGGTCACTGTCATGCAAACTCCTTCAGTATCGCATCTTTTACTTGCTCGTATTCTATCCTAAGTTGGGTTTTATCACAACTATTGTCGATGACAAAATCGGCCATATAGCGCTTCTCTTCAATATCTATTTGTGCAGCGATCCGTTCCAGTATCGCTTTTTTGTCAAGTCCGTCCCTGAGTATCGCTCTTTCTATCTGTTTCTCCTGTGGTGCATAGACAACAAGAGAGCGCTTTATAGGATAGCGTTTCCCTTCAAAAAAGAGTGGGATATCCACGATATACGGCTTCCTTTTTGCATCTTCTGTTTGTGCTTCCGTTTCAATCCTCTCATAGATCAAAGGGTGTAGCAGATGCTCGAGAGCTTTACGTTTCAGAGGATCTGCAAAAATCACGGTACCCAACGCTTTTCGGTCAACCCTTCCCTCTTTTACCATCTCCTCTCCAAACATTTTAACGATCCGGTCACGCTGCTCTTCCAATATCTCATGTGCGATCCGGTCGGCATCAATAACTGTAAACCCATCTTCTTTAAACATTTTTGCCACAGAACTTTTTCCTGTCGCTATGCCTCCTGTCAGTGCCACAGCATAGTCAAATGTCATCTTTTACCACCTTTTGTAAGACTGCAGCTGCATCCGGTCATAATGGTACACATCATCCCTGAACTGCAATTTTCCGTCATAATCCACCCAGGCGGTCAGATAGACAATATCGACCGGTACCTTTTTGCTCAAACGCATATGGACATTCTTTTTACCTTGAAGGATCTGTTCAGATTTTGCAAGATCAATGTTCTCTTCAAACGCTGCAAACGTTCTAAACAGCTCCCTTGGTTTTTCCAGGCGTACACATCCGTGGCTGAAAGCCCGCTTCTCTCTTTTAAAAAGAGGTTTTGTCGGTGTATCATGCATATAAACAGAAAATCTGTTAGGGAAAAGAAACTTAATCTTTCCCAGGGCATTTCTGTAGCCGGGTGGCTGGGCAAAACGATAGGGAAGATGTTTACTGTACCGGTAAGCTGCCCAGTTAACCGAAGCAGGATCGATCTTTCTGGCATCTCTGCCCCAGCCCGTATAGACATCGATCCCCTCTTTCCTCATTGCATACGGATTACGCAGGAGTTTAGGGATCATCTCCTTTTGAACAATACTTTTTGGCACATTCCAGTAGGGGTTGAGCACAATTATCTCCACCTCATCGGAAAAGATCGGTGTCGGGTGATTTGGTTTACCCGTAATCACTTTCATACTCTGAATCAGCTTCCCGTTCTCTTCAAAGTAGAGTGTGAAAAACGGAATATTGATGATGATATGCCGATGCGGCTGTCTCGGATTGAGCCACTTGATACGGTCAAGGTTGAGGCGAATTGTTGCAATGCGCTCAGAGACAGGAGTGTTCAATGCTCTCAGTGTTGCCGGTCCCACAACACCGTCTGGTTTAAGTCCGTTACGTTTCTGAAAATGCCTGACTGCTTCCTGAAGACAACCGTCATACAGCTCCCCCTCTACACTCTCACTGCATCCGGTATAATCACCTGTGACCTTCAGTCGTTCCCGAAGAGAGTATACTCCTTCGTCATGGCTGCCAGGGTCAAGTTTTCTTCTATGCAGCACTACCCTCTGCCAACCGCCATCAGCTTCAATATCCATATAGTGTTTAAGCGCTTTTTGCAATGCCCGGTAGTGGTAGGCTGTCGGTACAGCAGCCTGAAGTTCCTTCTTCATGTCTCCTCCAAGCAATGCCCTCTCCACCATCTTCACAGGATCCACATCCGGCCGGTGCAGTACCCATTCTGTACTTACCCCGTTGACCTTCAGGTTGGAGATGCGTGCCTGAAATGCCCCCCAGTTGATACTGCCAAAGTAAGCATAGTCTATATAGGCTTTATAGAGCAAAGAGATCTTAAATTCCATCTCCATTTTTTGAAGGAATGTACTTTGGGAAAGATAAAGGTTTTGCGCTTCCTCATAAAGAAGTCTGGCATCACGGTAGAGCTTACTTTCCGGATCGAGTGTAAAATCCTCCTGCATCGTTCCAAAAAGTCCTTTAGCCGGTGAAGAAAGACCCTTTTCCTGCATCCAGACCGGTAAAAACAGAAGCTCTTTGTAAAACCTTTTCAAAAAACTTTTGGAAGGCTGGGTCTTCAAAGAGTTGAATATTACATCCGTTGCATGCTCTTCAAATGCCATTTGACCGGCATACAAAGGCGTCATGTGCAGTGACAGTATCATCACTGCTGTACCCAACCAGAGCCTTGCCTGCTTCCAACTTTGCTGCATCTTGTCTCGCTTTACCGTAAGTTTTTGGGTTATCAGAGGTGCCCTTCAAATAATTATATCGTAACGTTATCAGATAAATGCTAAAATAAGAACGCTTTGAATACTTCATGCATTCACAGCAGGATCGGAAGAGGAAAGGTATGCATTTTACACTCGGGTCACCCTGGTTCCTACTGCTTCTACTGTTACTGCCCTGCTTTTTCTGGTGCAGAGAAACAGACAGAAGCTTCTATGTTTCAAAACTTGACTGGGCAGGAAAGGAGAGTTCTCTTCTCTCATGGAAACAGTGGTTCAAAATTCTCATTTTTACACTTATGGTCATTGCTCTGACCAAACCCTTTGTCTATGAGAGTGAAGGCAACCAGTATAAAAAGGGCCGTGATCTTATCCTTGCCATTGATGCAAGCGGCTCCATGGCACAAAGCGGTTTTGATGCCAGGAACCGTTTCAGTAGCAAATATGAAGTCACCCTCAAACTGGCTAAGACCTTTACCCAAAAACGTTACGATGACAATATAGGTGCCGTGATCTTCGGTACCTTTGCCTACACTGCTTCCCCCCTCACATACGATCTGGAAGCTCTGGAATATCTGCTTGACATGACCACAGTCGGTATTGCAGGAGAAAGTACCGCCATTGGTGATGCCATCATGCAATCCATCCGTACACTCTCCTATGGAAAAGCAAAAAACAAAGTGATTATTCTGCTTACTGACGGATATCATAATGCAGGGAAATATTCACCAAAACAAGCAGTTGCCGAAGCAAAAAAGCTTGGAATCAGGATCTATACTATCGGAATCGGCAAAAAAAGTGACTACGATGCCGCACTTTTGCAAACTATAGCCAAAAAGAGTGGCGGGAAAAGCTACAGTGCAAACAGTGCAGAAGCACTCAGTGCAGTCTTTTCCGAAATCTCAAAACTTGAACCCAGCCGCATCCGCGGGGAGAATTATCTGAACCAGAGACTGCTTATCTTTTTCCCGCTGATCATTGTGATAGGTCTTCTGCTTTTATGGATATTCCGTCAAGAGAGGGGGAGAGAATGAGTCTTCTCTATCCACAGTTTCTCTGGCTGCTGATCCCTTTCGGATTACTCTTTCTCTACCTGAAACCCAATCTCCTGATACAAAGAGTCCATCTGATCATCCTTCTATTGCTGGTCTTTACGCTTACGCGTCCACAGCTGCAAAAAGGATTTCAGGAAGAGAGCATCGAAGCAAAAGAGGTGCTTATTGCACTGGATGTCTCCTACTCAATGCGGGCTACCGATGTCAAGCCTACCCGCTACGACTATGCCAAAGCAACTATTGATACCCTCTTGAGAGAGAATGTACAGGATAACATCATGCTGATCGCCTTTACAACCAACCCCCTGCTTCTCTCTCCCCCTACAACAGACCATATACTCGTAAGGACAGCACTCAATGCTCTTGATCTGAACAACATTCTCACCAAAGGTACATCACTTGAAAAACTCTTTAAAAAGATCTCAAGCATGAAAAAAGTCCACCGTGAACTGCTGCTCATCACCGATGGAGGAGAAGAGAAAGACCTGAAGAGGCTGACAACAGCACTTGAAGATACCGATATTCACTTGACTATCCTGGCACTGGGAAGCAAACAGGGGACAACCATTCCCACAGAAGATGGAAGTATGCTCAAAGACAGCGACAACCATCTGGTCGTTTCACGTATCAACCCTCTTCTCAAAGAGCTTGCACAAGCCATGAACGGTACATACCTGACCGCATCAGGGAATCCACAAAGCACTTCCGATGCCATCAACCGCAGTTTTTCACAATCACACCTGGAAGCCAAAAGAGTGAACAAACTGCACTATACCACTACCGAACTCTACCAGATACCTCTTTTATTGGCTCTCCTGCTCTTTTTGATGCTGCATACCCGTGCCTCGAAATACCTGCTGATACTTTTTGCCCTCCTGGGTATACCGCTTCAGGCATCCTTCCTCGATACCTTCTACCTTGACCAAGCCTATCATTCCTATGAAGCCAAAGAATACAACACTACGAAACGTATCCTTACAAAAATAGAGACACCCTCTTTACAAAAACAGTTCGCTCTGGCCAATACCTTTTACAAGCTGCACCAATACAAAAAAGCCATTGCCCTCTACTCAGCCATCCATTCTACCTCAGCATCGGTCAAACAAAAGCTTTACTACAATATTGCCAATGCCTATGCAATGCAAAGAGCGTATGATAAAGCCAAGATATATTATACTAGAGCCTTGCAGCTGGGAGATGACGAAGATGCTCTGCACAACCTGAAAATCATTGCACTTTTAAAGAAAAAAAAGCGTGCGGAACTTGGTATTTCCCATCCCAAATCCCAAAGCAGCGACAGCAGCAAAAGTAATGCAGAAAAGGGCAGTCAGTCCAAAAAAACTCAGGATGAGGAGCAGCAAAGTTCCGGCTCCGGCTCCGGAGGCGAAAAACAGGAAAGTACAAAAAAGAAGCAGGAAAAACAGAAACTGATACTCGATAAAAGAGAGGAACAGC
Coding sequences within it:
- a CDS encoding LysR family transcriptional regulator; the protein is MKLTLRQMEIFLNVVASGHLTNVAKEMNLSQSAISMSIKELESILGRPVFDRINKKLVLNEVGRAFHKEIEPLFRKLSDIEYEFQNSENKGMIRVGASTTIVDYLMPSIICSYMSSYPDVKITLKEGNTKEITEMIQSGEIDVGFVEGFVSGSDIIKEKVGIDELIVVSSQKDLCDSCYIDELADKRWVLREEGSGTREVFLDYIKDKVDNLNIFFELGHTESIKSILMNRECLTCISKISVENELQEEKLYRVKVKNFECKRDFLLIYHKDKYHSTLFEKFLFFSKKLMIQMLENENQLQVKKK
- a CDS encoding vWA domain-containing protein; translation: MHFTLGSPWFLLLLLLLPCFFWCRETDRSFYVSKLDWAGKESSLLSWKQWFKILIFTLMVIALTKPFVYESEGNQYKKGRDLILAIDASGSMAQSGFDARNRFSSKYEVTLKLAKTFTQKRYDDNIGAVIFGTFAYTASPLTYDLEALEYLLDMTTVGIAGESTAIGDAIMQSIRTLSYGKAKNKVIILLTDGYHNAGKYSPKQAVAEAKKLGIRIYTIGIGKKSDYDAALLQTIAKKSGGKSYSANSAEALSAVFSEISKLEPSRIRGENYLNQRLLIFFPLIIVIGLLLLWIFRQERGRE
- a CDS encoding TIGR04219 family outer membrane beta-barrel protein; translated protein: MTILKKVGYSALFATSALCADGMGGEISLGIFSHSPNGYASYESSSSVDLEEDLGWSREQDMMFKAYLEHPVPFLPNLKVGYTNLSHNGRGTVTAFSWGGIINVDGDIDSSLDLKMYDVTSYYALLDNTIEIDTGITLRYLDGNIDVTVTPFLSLLEEHEVVSFTSLVPMLYGKFRANIPATDISLQAEGNFITYEDTTFYDYEISTRYTFSMGIGIETGYRAIHLDSKDLENGLTADMDFKGPYVSLVWNF
- the coaE gene encoding dephospho-CoA kinase (Dephospho-CoA kinase (CoaE) performs the final step in coenzyme A biosynthesis.) — encoded protein: MTFDYAVALTGGIATGKSSVAKMFKEDGFTVIDADRIAHEILEEQRDRIVKMFGEEMVKEGRVDRKALGTVIFADPLKRKALEHLLHPLIYERIETEAQTEDAKRKPYIVDIPLFFEGKRYPIKRSLVVYAPQEKQIERAILRDGLDKKAILERIAAQIDIEEKRYMADFVIDNSCDKTQLRIEYEQVKDAILKEFA
- a CDS encoding L,D-transpeptidase family protein, with product MQQSWKQARLWLGTAVMILSLHMTPLYAGQMAFEEHATDVIFNSLKTQPSKSFLKRFYKELLFLPVWMQEKGLSSPAKGLFGTMQEDFTLDPESKLYRDARLLYEEAQNLYLSQSTFLQKMEMEFKISLLYKAYIDYAYFGSINWGAFQARISNLKVNGVSTEWVLHRPDVDPVKMVERALLGGDMKKELQAAVPTAYHYRALQKALKHYMDIEADGGWQRVVLHRRKLDPGSHDEGVYSLRERLKVTGDYTGCSESVEGELYDGCLQEAVRHFQKRNGLKPDGVVGPATLRALNTPVSERIATIRLNLDRIKWLNPRQPHRHIIINIPFFTLYFEENGKLIQSMKVITGKPNHPTPIFSDEVEIIVLNPYWNVPKSIVQKEMIPKLLRNPYAMRKEGIDVYTGWGRDARKIDPASVNWAAYRYSKHLPYRFAQPPGYRNALGKIKFLFPNRFSVYMHDTPTKPLFKREKRAFSHGCVRLEKPRELFRTFAAFEENIDLAKSEQILQGKKNVHMRLSKKVPVDIVYLTAWVDYDGKLQFRDDVYHYDRMQLQSYKRW
- a CDS encoding YeiH family protein translates to MPFSPEHRKGTLSGIIFVAIFAAGATYLAGMGPIKALGLSPLVIGIVMGIFYANTLHNQTPAEWQGGITFSAKKILRFAIVLYGFRITFQEIAAVGMDGFLVSLIMLTSTLILGSWLGYKMFGMEKDTSILTASGAAVCGAAAVLATEPVLKSEEYKAAIAVSMVVLFGTISMFLYPVLYTTLIENATGFLHMTAREFGIYVGGTIHEVAQVVAVPASVPGSPKEMADAAVIVKMTRVIMIAPMLILLGLYLSYSANKEGGASKEKTPLVIPWFAVYFIMVAGFNSLHLLPENIVSLINEVDTFLLTMAMTALGMGTIFAKFKGLGLAPVYTASSMFVWLVVGGFLVTKLIVEVI
- the mobA gene encoding molybdenum cofactor guanylyltransferase MobA; the encoded protein is MKHKMPAVIFAGGKSSRMGEDKALLPFGSFPTLVQYQYERLSKIFEKIYLSTKSAKFNFEAPLIQDLYSESSPLVGLVSVFETLDTDEIFILSVDVPFIEENIIKSILKEPSGYDAVIAKNKGQLQPLCGRYSRSILPLAKAELERGNHKLGILLQQANTSYMAFEEKKAFMNLNHPHEYREALKIISS
- a CDS encoding MFS transporter; its protein translation is MKTLLTPLALFLSAFYFFYFALVGVYVIFMPKALLDLGYNAVEVGIIYAAAPFMRFLLPFIFRHFVTLTPKVYLAALIITFAATLLFWATVNHFMLYLIANLLFGGAMGVSLPYVETIALAILSKSRYGKVRLWGSLGFMAIALWLGKVLTVPFEALYYLSAMTFLTMLFGTLLIKYDRTEHTSSLEDATFSLSKYWAFWISVFLMQVGFGGFYNFFTIYETSHGISLEMTSWMWSFGVICEIVMLYFQGPLLQRNLLNILQFATLVTAGRWLILYLFPDSVTLTFASQSLHAVSFALYHTAAITYVFSLYTQKKLAQQFFLGIAFGLGGSVGAVLSGQIYGEYLFLVESGITFMAFVVLWIHQRRKKEVLHET
- the dapF gene encoding diaminopimelate epimerase: MTVTKYSANGNDFIIFIAQEKADRSELAKKLCHRQNGVGADGMVVVLPHPEYDFEWEFYNADGSYAAMCGNASRAVAHFAHEKGISKNGKAEFLTGAGVIHATINGLYVVSDMVEPRIIRTDIEEDDEIWWLIDSGVPHLVAVRDNIDTFDLEQARKLREKYNVNVNICKIEGNTMYVRTYERGVEDETLACGTGMVACFIRNHKEGKVPGQVKVHPKSGDELYVSCEEGVYRFGGKVTKTFIAETLI
- a CDS encoding RDD family protein translates to MAKQRFRDIKQGKAAPVETNNSKRETPRKNYATVGDKLKAFLTDSFMLLMPIMYVVFYLVMGGREGFAEHKIVGWLYILVPLVVLQTLFMYKSGQTPGYRAYKIEVIDEATGKRPSLFLILFRNLCAILSMATLFGWMLMFFRKDNKNLHDLLSGTAVIRKP
- a CDS encoding tetratricopeptide repeat protein, which gives rise to MKKILLGAALAVSLFAGEFDNAMQAYRNGSYIEALNGFYILAKNGDAKAQYNVGLMYAMGKGARQDIKKAMEWYERAAKQGLASAQYNLAEIYHSLGEQEEHSYERAKYWYEKAAQHGIIQAHNNLGTLYLEGKGVAQDIQKAFEHFRKAADMGDANAQLNVGILYAWGEGIPTDKLKAYENLKKALKLGKTEAGKYLDRLCAESSWVCQN